The following is a genomic window from Hyperolius riggenbachi isolate aHypRig1 chromosome 4, aHypRig1.pri, whole genome shotgun sequence.
GAAACGTGGGCAGTACATGTAATTGGCTTCCTTGCTGCAGCACTGAAGAAAAACTTGATACATCATGTAAACTTTAGCACAAAAGCTGACCTGAGAGACTTTGAGGCAACCTTGAGACACTGCAGCCCCCGATCTCCAGTGTTTAAATGATGCGTCACACATGATAATATGATGGGTTGTAGTTCATGAATAAGTACGGAGTATGACTATTTTCCCACTATTATTACTCTCTGGTAGGTTATTCTTTTACCAGCCTCCGGTGTCCTTGTAAAGTCATTGTCTGAAGTCTTTAGCcagtactttttctttttttgtataatACTGTGTGTATTTCTTTCCTTGTTGCATTGTTTGTTGCTCATTTTCTGTCAGCAGAAATGGTTTGGATTTGAACTTTGTAATTCTAAAGGATATTTTTTTCATCATGTACAATATATGTAGAACTAAACCTCCTGAATTTTCCTACTTTGGAGCTGCAGCCTCAGTGCTGTATAGAGAAGCACATGCAGCACTACTATGGCTGACGGTGTTGTGCAAGCAAGATTTAGGCTAGGGTCACACTTATTTGAATCACATGCATtttagaaaacgcatgcaaaaacatGCATAATGATCATATATGGGCCGCACAAAAAAacattggtatgcgtttttcaatgcatttttagatgcgtttttaAAAGGCTCAACAAGTTCATTCTTTCTGCATACTGAATGCTGAATGCATGCGTTCTGCatgcaatgctttcctatggggaaaaaaacacatgggTTTTTGATGCGTCTTTTATGCGTTTTTGCCCAAATAAAGTGAAAAGTAACttgaaaatgatttatttttaactgttaaatataaatattgattaaaaaaaacgcataaaaatgcacatggaaaaatgtgaacgcaaGAAAAAAATGCCCATAGCAGAAAACTGATGCTTTTCTGCATGgacaagtgtgaccctggccttaggtttggttcacacataaatctgcacatttccggtCCGGTACTGACCTGTcaattttgcatcagttttctatcagttttacctaacAGGATCGGAAATTTACACctcttatgtgtgaacacacccatagaaaactgatacaaaactgacaggactgcacCGGACCATAAATTTACACCTTTTACGTGTGAacccagccatagaaacacatgcaaagctattgccaactgtcaaaaactgacagtacAGGACTGgatacctttttatgtgtgaactaagcctaagtctatgcaaaaaaaaaagtgtacttattATCATAAAGGGGAATTGTAGTACTTTTGTAAATTGCCCCCATAGTACCACTGTTTCTGTTTTAGCAATTTGCAAGTGTCATAAATAATATAAACATGGATGGCAGTACCTGTTTAAGCAGCCTGACAttgtggtcacatgactgctatcTGCTCCACCTACAGGCCTGTCTTGGCTCAAGAGGAAAGGTGCTACAtctagacttaaagaggaactccagtgaaaataatgtaataaaaagtgcgtcatttttacaataattatgtataaatgatttagtcagtgtttgcccattgtaaaatctttcctctccctgatttacattctgacattgatcacatggtgacatttttactgctggcaggtgaagtagctgctgcttgcttttttggcagttggaaacagctgtaaacagctatttcccacaatgcaacaagggtcacagacaggaaactgccaggaccatggtcctcagagtttcttgtgggaggggtttcgccacaatatcagccatacagagccccctgatgatccgcttgagaaaaggaatagatttctcatgtaaaaggtggtatcagttgctgattgggatgaagttcaattcttggtcacggtttctctctaACCACTCTGGCGTTCTATTTCaattgccagggtggcggcggCAGGGCTTTTGTaacgtcattttttttcttcatgctgccaactaaaagttggcagcataaaagcccactagagggcgcacatGGTGCGCCCTTCTGATCGCTTTTGGTGATCACAAGTAACAATAAATCCCGCAGAGAGCGAGATTTCTTGTTAGGCTTACCCCATCgcgatgatcgggatgacgtcatggacgtcagccgatgtcctgacatcagacgcctccgatccagccctttgcgctgcccgaaagtgtttggtccaggcagcgcagggctcgggcgggggggagggcctcttccgccgctgcacgcAGGGGATCGCCGCGATCTaagaccacacgcagctagcaaagtgctagctgtgtgtggcgCAGTTTATTTGGTgtcaatcagcccagcagggccagagatatCAGCCTCGGCagcaatggacgagctgagcttgtccatactgccaggaaggtttTAAAGAAGAACTTAAACCCAGTATTGCACATTGCACCAGCTCTGATTGTTTTCCTTTTTGCTGTACTGAAAAACCAAGaaggacttcagacaatttcttagtagggctagtactacatgtacctatctttatctcaccatgtcacgtgTCATTTCAGAAGTGCTTTAAGCTGAAtgtacacttaaagtggacccaaggtGAGTGTgaaatggaggctaccatattttattccttttaaacaattccagttaaaTGGCAGTCCAGTTGaccttctggcatcagtagtatctaaatcacacacctgaaacaatcatgtagCTAATCCAATCAGACCTGACTCAAagcatgtgatctgcatgcttgttcaaggtctatggctaaggctgaaagtattagaggcacaggaacagggggatagccaggcaacttgcattgttcaaaaggaaataaatatgggcaaccccatatcactctcaccttgggttccctttggcTGTCCTACATTAACACATATCTAACACTCCCTAAAGAACAAGCATGTTTGGTTTGCCTTCTCATGCATGTTTATTTCCATGAAGGAGGGAGAGGGTTAGATAGGAAAGGGCCTGGTGCTTGTgtattttgaaagaaaaaaaaattgcagttggCACCAGTCTGACTGATCTCTCAAGCAGGATTGGCCAAGGAGTTGAGAAGACTATGCAAGAGTGCAATTATTTTCCAGAATGACCAATTAGGTTCAGCTTGGGCAATGATCTCTACATAATTGGTGCTTTCATGCAACACTCaaaaagtttaaagagaacccgaggtggatatttggaggggggggggggggcagctgggacacataggcatgttctctgccataTGACATGACTCTGTGTCGCcctcaccgccgctctctgccccccccccccccaggctataGCCCCTCAAGTTTAGTGACAATATTTGccgctatctcggaggtaaacacagggaagaGGAATTCCTTGTTCAAAACGCCcaacaggggcgttcctgcagggtttgcagctctctctccctggccacgccccctgctgctcccgcctccctgcacgctatgagagacacacagtctctcagtgcagcgttgtgacctataaatcacaaaagtgggccattgcagcgCACAGGAGCGGTGGTTTTTGCAGCTATCTGATCAGCTCAcccctgcggatcaggtagcttacttttttttttttcattttttttagcccacctcaggctctctttaagataTAACTCTTTTGGTAATGCCCACAACTGTTTAAAACACAGTCTGAAGAAAGAATGAATAGTCTGGTAGCCAGTAAGATTGTAAACGTTTATTTTCTCGTTCATTTACAGTATTGTACATTTCATCAGATATGAAAATAATTTAGCAAACCAAAAACTAGAGATTGACAGATAGAAACATCTACTTTTtccctatgtacagtgctgctgtaggtCATTCTTTCCAGACATTGCACTAAGCTTGTATAGTACGTTCAATCTAAAGTGAGACAGAACTGAAGCTGGGTTCGGGGTGGACAGCTAACTAAGTGGGCTGGTTAAGAGTTGATCATAGGGTGGATGACAGAACCTGGAGAAAGAGACATGCTGGTTTCACCTGGCCAGAGAGTCGGAAGACCCTGTTCACCAATTCTCACCTACTGGCCCTTTTTGTGGGCATTCTTTATTATAGCATTCTTAAAAAGAGTCATTAGTGGGGTCTGACTTCGCTCTGGGGTCATAAAACCTCCATATCTCTTGTCTTTGGGTGGTCCTTCCCATCGAAAATGGTGCATTTTGTACTTCCTGTCTTTTTTAACTGGGTTGTCCATCCCATCACTATCATTCAAGTCTTCTTCAGAGTCGGTTTCAGGGTAGTCAAATTCTAGAGACAATTCTCTTCTCAGCTCGTCCAAGGGGTAGTTTTCTGAGGATTCTTCTTCAGCATCTGTTGGGAAAACCTTAATGGGCCTCCTCTTCTTGCCAACTGGCTTGCCCCATCGGAAGTGTTCCATGGAATAAGACCTCTTGTTGTCTTGCCTGTCCGCAGCTTCTTCCTCCAAAGTGCCATCCTGAGGGAGTTGGTTGTCGCTATTGGGAAAGAGGTGAAATAGGGGGTAGTTGGCTATATCCTCTCGTTTGGAGCCGGGactgttgttgttattgttgttattattgtcGCTGTTACTGTTAGTGCTGTTCCTTCTGCCAAACTTATTCCAGCGGAAGTGACTCATGACGTACTTCCGGACATTCTCGGAGAGGGGCTGCATGTGCCCGTTGCCAGGAAAtacaggtgattctgcagataagTCCATCTTGCATGCTTTAATGCACTCCTTTtggatataaaataaaattgttaatGATTCTACGAAGTGTAATGGGGGTCTATGAATTACAAGAATTCATATTTTTTTTGATTGAAAGGAACTTCAAAAATAGCAGTATTTATCCCGCAAATTTTGAAGTTGTTAGCTAAAATTAACACCTTCATTCTAATTACTGACTAAAGTCTACATTTTAGATAATCTTAAGTGGCCAGCGGAGAAGAACTAGAATGCTGCAGAATTTTATGAATCGTTCCATGGTTGGTTGGAGCACCCAAAGCTATGAGGTAATTAAGAAATCTTCCTGAAGCTATAATACTTTATGCTGtcatgcaacccccccccccccccaatgttcacaaaaATATGGGACCCTTCTTAATGCGAGAGAAAGCCTACTCTACCCTTTTCCATATGCCCCGCCCCagcagacaggggcgtagcaataggggttgcagaggttgcgaccgcatcggggcccttgagccagaggggccccgaagggccctccctcaactacagtattagctctctattggtcctgtgctcataatagtcacttctatagatactttgaatagaggtaatccttaacaaactgctccccatccccttcttgcacctttgacactgtagttgccaatggcaggttttggtgcgcggtataaattgttatgtatagagtgcttggggggccccatgtaaaacttgcatcggggcccacagatccttagctacgccactgccagcagAGTCTAAATAGTAAGAGCAGTCATTAAAAGATAAGCATAGCCAGGAGTTAAAAAGTTACATTGATAAAAAGGCATGAATGAAGCACTTTCTTACCAGGATGCCATCCTCACTGCTCAGGTCTGTACACCTATTGCTCTCCCAGCACTGGCCACGGACCTCTCCGACATGGAATATAAACACCCCGAGTATTGCCAATGTACAGCTCCAGATTGGCCGCCACATTCTCCGATTCAACTGGAAAACAGTACAGACATATGGGGGATAAAGTAGAGCTCCAGAAATCTGTTGTATAAAAATTTCCAATTAATTTGTGCTTTTTATTTGGTCATTTTATATGcttaaataaaatattattgcaggtagtctccccctcccccaagtgTTATATAGAGAGCAATGAACTAATGACATCACTCACAATCCTTGGGACATTGTAGGAACAGTTTTGGGAAAAGGCATCTAATTTACCAGTGAGCCAGAAGTCCTGGTGGGGACtccgtactctcacacagaaccctccactagtGGGGCCTAacaattaaagaagaactccagtgaaaataatgtaataaaaaaaagtgcttc
Proteins encoded in this region:
- the POMC gene encoding pro-opiomelanocortin, which codes for MWRPIWSCTLAILGVFIFHVGEVRGQCWESNRCTDLSSEDGILECIKACKMDLSAESPVFPGNGHMQPLSENVRKYVMSHFRWNKFGRRNSTNSNSDNNNNNNNNSPGSKREDIANYPLFHLFPNSDNQLPQDGTLEEEAADRQDNKRSYSMEHFRWGKPVGKKRRPIKVFPTDAEEESSENYPLDELRRELSLEFDYPETDSEEDLNDSDGMDNPVKKDRKYKMHHFRWEGPPKDKRYGGFMTPERSQTPLMTLFKNAIIKNAHKKGQ